One Pochonia chlamydosporia 170 chromosome 5, whole genome shotgun sequence DNA segment encodes these proteins:
- a CDS encoding peptidase C45 acyl-coenzyme A:6-aminopenicillanic acid acyl-transferase (similar to Cordyceps militaris CM01 XP_006670149.1) yields the protein MGSISASNYQHIVVRGLPYDRGFTHGQQAKAKIIASLEHYSQPGKLLPWDVSLRIIQQVYLPGIKKYFPEALPELQGISDGAGVDLNRILLLNARYDLARVRGSSIRDHPSTDTSQTRCQVSINTIETDQPTKIAASHQAVNGNGLSAEVDQDLQECTAAAFLAESTADGDVILAQNWDMSANVYLNNTAIYLEVHPDPSENLPVMFLTTEAGQLGRSGFNSAGLAVCACSLMSTEDYFPLNKTLLLDEEQQPLLPMTLVRRQFLHNTNFSNGLVNICNAPRHVSNRIVVGTADNFVINMEVTPSTVHLEYPSGQDNFVVGANHFVSPGFLASGWHDRNPGGSTWFRDQRVARAVRPHSNGSLTPEKITKAFCDHLSLPSSVCQHMEDCTVRGVPDYPYKGRQITLAHVRYNLTKRTATVCKGPPCIGMFDEYSIRSGLSVK from the exons ATGGGGTCCATCTCAGCTTCAAACTACCAGCATATCGTCGTCCGCGGGCTCCCTTATGACCGTGGTTTCACACACGGCCAGcaagcaaaggcaaagatcATTGCTAGTTTAGAGCACTACTCCCAACCGGGGAAGCTGTTGCCATG GGATGTCAGTCTGCGCATTATTCAACAGGTATATCTACCTGGTATCAAAAAGTACTTCCCCGAAGCGCTTCCTGAATTACAAGGGATCTCAGACGGAGCAGGCGTAGACTTGAACAGGATCTTATTGTTGAATGCGCGATATGACCTCGCACGGGTTCGAGGGTCCAGCATCCGAGATCATCCATCCACGGACACATCTCAAACTCGATGTCAAGTTTCCATCAACACTATTGAAACCGACCAACCGACCAAAATCGCAGCTTCTCACCAAGCAGTTAATGGCAACGGTCTCTCAGCCGAGGTTGACCAAGATCTCCAAGAGTGCACGGCAGCCGCTTTCCTCGCCGAGTCAACCGCAGACGGGGACGTTATTCTCGCGCAAAACTGGGACATGTCCGCCAATGTATACCTCAACAACACAGCAATCTATCTCGAAGTTCATCCAGACCCATCTGAAAACCTGCCAGTCATGTTTCTCACCACTGAGGCCGGCCAGCTGGGACGCTCAGGCTTCAACTCGGCCGGCCTCGCCGTTTGTGCATGCTCACTCATGTCAACTGAGGATTACTTCCCCTTAAACAAGACTCTGCTGCTAGATgaggagcagcagccgcTTCTACCAATGACGTTGGTGCGGCGACAGTTTCTGCACAACACAAACTTCTCAAACGGCCTAGTCAACATCTGCAATGCGCCGAGGCACGTCTCAAACAGAATAGTTGTAGGCACAGCAGACAacttcgtcatcaacatggagGTTACGCCTAGTACTGTCCATCTGGAATATCCCTCTGGGCAGGATAACTTTGTCGTTGGGGCGAATCATTTCGTTAGTCCTGGATTTCTCGCAAGCGGATGGCATGATCGGAACCCCGGCGGCAGCACTTGGTTTCGGGATCAAAGGGTTGCGAGGGCCGTTCGACCACATAGCAACGGTAGCCTGACGCCAGAGAAGATAACCAAGGCGTTTTGCGATCATTTATCGCTGCCGTCGTCGGTGTGTCAGCATATGGAGGATTGTACAGTTAGAGGTGTGCCTGACTATCCGTACAAGGGGCGACAAATCACTCTGGCGCATGTTCGGTACAACTTGACGAAACGGACTGCAACTGTTTGCAAGGGACCACCGTGCATTGGAATGTTTGATGAGTATAGCATCCGCTCTGGGTTGTCTGTCAAGTAG
- a CDS encoding multiple ankyrin repeats single kh domain-containing protein (similar to Talaromyces stipitatus ATCC 10500 XP_002486761.1) translates to MAVSDTGVADMASLQTHAEAFFESLSPQEKEQYEASKIAGALLNEVAEFDAEHSKTSGLRSWSQKLVPFIAAVEQYGKCLDVFANSSDLLCPIWGGLRVVLHLAKEFSEYFTKITAMLESIGVILSNIPRYSRLYPNNETLRDYMISIYQVILDFCLKARHVFRIGKARSCAVKSFKAAVSVSAAIRLAWKPFDSQFGEVKERLEKLVAAVSVEADLAERELVRGNQQKNQSRWDAVIATNEKLNVVLDNDSIQQVNRLLAPVNVATSHKAISSLRYADTGTWFLDADIFRTWLNQQNSFLWLHAIPGAGKTVLVSTVINYLQANVQNQHTGLAYFYCDYKETQKQDISRILATVIAELAKQSEQVFQNVQAFIQENYQDLSAVTADFDLLLSNFQDFVGDSFQTIILVIDGLDEVSSSEWACITHALLTLRHKCQMLKIMVSSRNELPIARAFEDLPSYHIMEADVAADIKSYIVGEVTESVKRRKLKLREPGLQNLIQDTLSRDANGMFQWVTCQINALCKLRNDKAIRAALMNLPRTLQATYFRILDRIEQDFPDDVHIVRRILCWLVRGVRTMTLSELAEAISIDVDGEETSMDFDAVDNDPQDILEVLSGLVTVSADAYITLSHLSVKEFLVSDNVKQNKPKFWVGHADVESELASVCLKYLCYEDFASASQDEDEPEFGEGKEDTDGSTTYAFLSYSAYSWAIHAARSEQMGNEPSNNGVVDLTMQFFHLEANYGSWLTTCRRHKLHGRLVRKKPWPLLLAASFGLTASAKLLLEDDAESGMEDGIWCCLRAAASAGHASIVALLLDHSGSDAQKLAEFEENEGGLPLIKLTEALYLAAARGHDSVVSTLLDYGANINAIAGKEGTALQVAALEGRYGTVKLLLDRGASHGIRSKRYGTPLAAAAEKGHERTVAVLMTHGADPNGRGGWYSLPLVSAIVGKNAGVMTCLVKNGANVNARGGRLGCPLMAAASLAMDDIVKELVNQGAHVNDDDDRSSDALYSAALAGHSSTSKTLLDLGADVNALGGKHQNALGAASWEGHADVVRILLDAGADVDFCDAEKGNALQLAAARGHLNITQMLVKAGMDPLANTSNKGASLCSAATSGHLAVVEYLWGLDLDLDSQGEDTRTLVAAAFGNHEEIVRFVAGRMPDTLDWYIPSEHEGRKTPEACTALEAAASKGYLGVVNILLDAGDKSFNNTYDEWYGTALIASIDTDHRSIDVVRRLLNAGADPNQAAEFGSPCFGLPLARAAFRNDKQVVELLLERGAELNKTFENSATAIQMSAMHADAEVLELLIGRGADINLVPSAQDLYDTISDKDGLKDGPVSALQTAIWHGHEHVTQKLLDLGAETSVTVEDPVFQSALQVAAYRGHLSIMKMLLKKGVDVNEKGGYLGTALQAAASQDHEPAIRLLLEAGADATEHGCGWYCTPLLAISGGSLIPKQVRVMDLLFDYGLDVNMRLKPEHTGLVYLLHHAVFQQSDDQDFKFAEYLLDKGADVNACGGKGGTALQIASLQGHDDTVRFLLSRGADPNLTGGKYHTPLQAAYRRGYYVVLNVLYAHGALNTIMGGHGGSPMGAGIGCYDEDDKDDDGDARFMGCCQTLIHQLLVYRNFDVNSQYGCWGNALQNYIMVERDDVDLEYFLDAGADVNRLGGVMGTALCAAAYTGNMVALNRLIEKGAEVGIGNQTYPNPAFGAIKAGQQKALDILLARGADVKSVAGPYGYALQLAAAEAGGNLGIVRAVLRSGAPVNAPSAGRYGSALCAAAARGDELAVRFLINRGADVLTQGGIYGNALQAACLRPGTNIAELLLRKGARVNERGGRFGSPLQAAAAAGNTLNVLLLLRHGADINFQGGKYGTALQAACVSGKLMLVKLLVERGARLDLSGGHYGTPLLAATILDHEDITRYLLQERDDWGPLERKGTLALSDYDAAVELLEKTRAELKDPPEADESDDEVADSEQDFLPMNVEAIPGSGEPKLSKWAAVRGMSLHSIRQQLVRVESMEIEDLDDRSEDICGRVGDGTLSDDIGVVADAVIGGANARAKTSSDVVTVTSTAEYNERLWQHLTTLEAYDMS, encoded by the exons ATGGCCGTGAGCGACACCGGAGTCGCCGATATGGCCAGCTTGCAGACCCATGCGGAAGCCTTCTTCGAGTCACTCTCACCCCAGGAGAAGGAACAGTACGAGGCATCTAAGATCGCGGGCGCCCTTTTGAATGAAGTTGCCGAGTTCGATGCCGAGCACTCAAAGACATCGGGTCTGAGGAGCTGGTCTCAGAAATTAGTCCCTTTTATCGCTGCAGTCGAACAGTACGGCAAATGCCTCGACGTTTTCGCCAACTCGAGTGACCTGCTGTGTCCGATATGGGGTGGTCTCCGGGTTGTTTTACAC CTGGCCAAGGAGTTTAGCGAGTACTTCACCAAGATCACGGCTATGCTGGAAAGCATCGGCGTGATCCTCTCTAACATCCCGCGATACTCCCGGCTATACCCCAACAATGAAACACTGCGAGACTACATGATTAGTATCTACCAGGTCATCTTGGACTTCTGCCTCAAAGCCCGACACGTTTTCCGAATCGGCAAAGCCCGTTCATGCGCCGTCAAGTCCTTCAAGGCCGCCGTCAGCGTATCCGCCGCCATAAGACTGGCGTGGAAGCCGTTCGACAGCCAGTTCGGCGAGGTCAAGGAGCggctggagaagctggtcgCAGCTGTGTCAGTGGAGGCAGACCTCGCCGAGCGGGAGCTGGTTAGGGGCAATCAGCAGAAGAACCAAAGTCGGTGGGATGCCGTGATTGCTACTAATGAGAAGCTTAATGTCGTCTTGGACAACGACAGTATACAGCAAGTCAATAGACTGCTTGCGCCGGTGAACGTGGCTACGAGCCACAAGGCTATCTCCAGCCTCCGATATGCGGACACAGGAACATGGTTCCTTGACGCAGACATCTTCCGGACGTGGCTGAATCAACAGAACTCCTTTCTCTGGTTGCACGCCATCC CGGGTGCGGGCAAGACCGTCCTCGTATCCACCGTCATCAACTATCTTCAGGCCAATGTTCAGAACCAGCACACCGGTCTGGCTTACTTCTACTGCGACTACAAAGAAACGCAAAAGCAAGACATATCCCGCATCCTGGCGACTGTCATCGCCGAGCTCGCGAAGCAGAGCGAGCAGGTCTTTCAAAATGTCCAGGCCTTCATCCAGGAGAATTACCAGGATCTCTCCGCTGTGACTGCGGACTTTGACCTACTTCTCTCTAACTTCCAGGACTTCGTAGGAGACAGTTTCCAGACTATCATTCTTGTCATCGATGGTTTAGATGAGGTTTCTTCGTCAGAGTGGGCGTGCATCACGCATGCTCTGCTGACCCTGCGGCATAAGTGCCAGATGCTGAAGATCATGGTCTCCAGCCGCAATGAGCTACCGATTGCGAGGGCCTTCGAAGACCTGCCCAGCTACCACATCATGGAAGCGGATGTGGCCGCTGACATCAAGAGCTACATTGTTGGTGAAGTAACGGAGAGCGTCAAGCGTCGCAAGCTTAAGCTTAGAGAACCTGGTCTCCAAAACCTAATCCAGGATACTCTGTCTAGAGACGCAAACGGCATGTTCCAATGGGTCACTTGCCAGATCAATGCCCTCTGCAAGCTGAGGAATGACAAGGCCATTCGTGCGGCACTTATGAACCTCCCACGGACGCTGCAGGCGACGTACTTCCGCATCTTGGATCGTATTGAGCAAGATTTCCCGGATGATGTTCACATCGTACGACGGATCTTGTGCTGGCTGGTCCGAGGCGTGCGGACGATGACGTTGAGCGAGTTGGCCGAGGCCATTTCCATCGATGTGGACGGCGAAGAAACCAGCATGgactttgatgccgttgatAATGACCCTCAGGATATCCTAGAGGTGCTGAGTGGTCTCGTGACTGTCTCCGCGGACGCTTACATAACGCTCTCTCACTTGTCCGTCAAAGAGTTCTTAGTTTCCGACAACGTCAAACAAAACAAGCCCAAGTTCTGGGTTGGACACGCAGATGTCGAATCAGAGTTGGCCTCGGTGTGCCTCAAATATCTCTGTTACGAAGACTTCGCCTCGGCTAgtcaagatgaagacgaacCAGAATTTGgagagggaaaagaagacaCGGATGGGTCAACCACGTACGCATTTCTCTCGTACTCTGCCTACAGTTGGGCGATCCATGCCGCGCGCAGCGAGCAGATGGGAAACGAGCCTTCCAATAACGGAGTAGTGGACTTGACCATGCAGTTCTTCCACCTGGAGGCAAACTATGGCTCATGGCTCACAACTTGTCGTCGGCACAAGCTACACGGAAGACTCGTGCGGAAGAAACCTTggcctctgcttcttgcggCTAGCTTTGGTCTCACTGCCTCTGCTAAGCTACTGCTGGAGGATGACGCTGAAAGTGGCATGGAGGATGGCATTTGGTGCTGCCTTagagctgctgcttcggcTGGCCATGCAAGCATAGTGGCTCTGCTTCTCGACCACTCGGGCTCGGATGCCCAGAAACTTGCAGAATTTGAAGAGAACGAGGGTGGTCTCCCGCTCATCAAGCTTACTGAGGCTTTGTATCTTGCGGCAGCTCGTGGCCACGACAGTGTTGTCAGTACTCTCCTCGACTATGGGGCTAACATCAACGCTATCGCGGGCAAAGAAGGCACTGCCCTCCAAGTGGCAGCGTTGGAAGGTCGCTACGGAACGGTGAAGCTGCTCCTGGATCGTGGGGCCTCGCACGGAATCCGTTCAAAGAGATATGGCACGCCTTTGGCGGCCGCAGCTGAGAAGGGTCACGAGCGAACAGTGGCTGTACTCATGACACATGGGGCGGACCCGAATGGACGCGGAGGGTGGTACTCGCTGCCTCTCGTGTCGGCCATCGTGGGAAAGAATGCTGGGGTAATGACATGCCTCGTTAAAAAcggcgccaatgtcaatgccCGAGGCGGACGGCTGGGATGCCCTCTCATGGCTGCTGcatccttggccatggacgacATCGTCAAGGAGTTGGTCAACCAAGGTGCACACgtcaacgacgacgacgacaggTCTAGTGATGCTCTGTACTCGGCTGCTCTCGCTGGTCACTCCAGCACCAGTAAGACCCTGCTGGACCTTGGCGCGGACGTGAATGCCCTCGGGGGAAAGCACCAAAACGCCCTGGGAGCGGCCAGCTGGGAGGGCCACGCCGATGTGGTTAGGATACTACTCGATGCAGGCGCAGATGTGGACTTCTGTGATGCGGAAAAGGGGAATGCCTTGCAACTTGCGGCAGCTCGAGGACACTTGAACATCACGCAGATGcttgtcaaggctggcatGGATCCATTGGCGAATACATCAAACAAAGGTGCCTCACTGTGCTCGGCAGCGACCTCTGGACACCTCGCAGTTGTCGAGTATCTTTGGGgcctcgacctcgaccttGACAGCCAGGGAGAGGATACCAGGACCCTCGTAGCGGCAGCTTTCGGCAATCATGAGGAGATAGTTCGCTTCGTCGCTGGGCGCATGCCCGACACACTAGATTGGTATATTCCGTCGGAACACGAAGGACGGAAAACCCCTGAAGCCTGCACTGCTCTTGAAGCCGCTGCCTCCAAGGGATATCTTGgagttgtcaatatactgCTTGATGCAGGTGATAAGTCATTCAACAATACATACGACGAGTGGTATGGAACAGCGCTGATTGCATCCATCGACACCGATCATCGATCAATCGATGTCGTCCGCCGACTACTAAATGCTGGGGCGGACCCGAATCAGGCTGCGGAATTCGGGAGCCCTTGCTTCGGGCTTCCACTCGCGCGCGCAGCCTTCCGGAACGATAAGCAGGTTGtcgagctgctgcttgagcGTGGCGCCGAGCTCAATAAAACGTTCGAAAACTCAGCCACCGCGATTCAAATGTCTGCGATGCACGCCGATGCGGAAGTCCTTGAATTGCTTATTGGGCGCGGCGCAGACATCAACCTGGTTCCGTCAGCTCAGGACCTGTATGACACAATATCGGACAAGGATGGCCTGAAAGATGGCCCTGTATCGGCTCTCCAGACAGCCATCTGGCATGGCCACGAACACGTCACGCAAAAATTGCTTGATCTCGGCGCCGAAACTTCTGTGACAGTGGAGGATCCTGTGTTCCAATCGGCGCTGCAAGTCGCAGCGTACCGAGGACatttgtccatcatgaaaaTGCTTCTCAAGAAGGGCGTGGATGTTAACGAGAAGGGTGGCTATCTGGGTACTGCTCTGCAAGCTGCCGCGAGCCAGGACCATGAGCCGGCAATCCGTCTATTgcttgaagctggagctgATGCTACCGAGCATGGTTGTGGCTGGTATTGCACCCccctcctcgccatctcTGGTGGCAGCTTGATTCCGAAACAGGTTCGAGTAATGGATCTGCTGTTCGATTACGGTCTCGATGTCAACATGAGACTCAAACCAGAGCATACGGGATTGGTGTATCTACTGCATCATGCTGTGTTCCAGCAAAGCGACGACCAAGACTTCAAGTTCGCCGAGTATCTTCTTGATAAGGGAGCCGATGTCAACGCTTGCGGTGGGAAGGGTGGTACCGCTTTGCAGATAGCGTCTTTGCAAGGACATGATGACACGGTCAGATTTCTCCTGAGTCGAGGGGCCGACCCAAACCTGACAGGCGGCAAGTATCACACTCCTCTGCAGGCAGCGTATAGGCGTGGCTACTACGTTGTGCTCAATGTGCTCTACGCGCACGGTGCTCTCAATACGATAATGGGAGGCCACGGAGGTAGTCCCATGGGTGCTGGCATCGGGTGTtacgacgaggacgacaaggacgacgacggcgacgCCAGGTTTATGGGTTGTTGTCAGACCCTCATTCATCAGCTGTTGGTGTATCGCAACTTTGACGTCAACTCACAGTATGGATGCTGGGGAAATGCCCTCCAGAATTACATCATGGTTGAAAGAGATGACGTGGATTTGGAATACTTCTTGGATGCAGGTGCTGATGTGAACCGTCTTGGCGGAGTAATGGGTACGGCATTGTGCGCCGCTGCATACACGGGCAACATGGTGGCCCTAAATCGCCTTATTGAAAAGGGAGCAGAAGTCGGTATAGGGAATCAGACTTATCCTAACCCTGCCTTTGGAGCCATCAAAGCTGGTCAGCAAAAGGCCCTGGACATTCTCCTTGCCAGGGGCGCAGATGTCAAGTCGGTCGCAGGACCGTACGGCTATGCTTTGCAGCTCGCAGCTGCAGAAGCAGGAGGAAACCTCGGCATCGTTAGAGCTGTGCTTCGTTCTGGCGCCCCGGTGAATGCTCCTTCGGCGGGCAGATACGGATCTGCTTTGTGCGCAGCTGCAGCAAGGGGCGACGAACTTGCTGTGCGCTTCCTGATCAACCGCGGTGCAGATGTTCTTACACAAGGGGGAATTTAcggcaatgctctgcagGCAGCATGCTTGAGGCCTGGCACGAATATCGCGGAATTGCTTCTGCGGAAGGGAGCGAGAGTCAATGAGCGAGGCGGCCGTTTCGGATCACCTCTGCAGGCTGCCGCGGCGGCGGGGAACACCCTGAATGTACTTCTTCTACTCCGACACGGAGCCGATATCAACTTCCAAGGAGGAAAGTACGGTACAGCACTGCAAGCCGCATGCGTTTCGGGCAAGCTGATGCTTGTGAAGCTGCTCGTTGAACGCGGCGCGCGTCTAGATTTGTCCGGTGGGCACTACGGGACGCCACTCTTAGCAGCCACGATACTTGATCATGAGGATATCACGCGGTATCTTCTTCAGGAACGGGACGATTGGGGACCATTGGAACGCAAGGGCACCCTTGCCCTGAGCGACTACGATGCCGCTGTGGAACTGCTCGAAAAAACCAGGGCGGAGCTGAAGGATCCGCCTGAAGCTGATGAGTCCGATGACGAGGTCGCAGACTCCGAGCAAGACTTCTTGCCCATGAACGTGGAAGCTATACCAGGAAGCGGCGAGCCAAAGCTGTCGAAATGGGCCGCTGTCCGTGGGATGAGTCTTCACAGCATTCGCCAGCAGTTGGTCAGGGTGGAATCCATGGAGATTGAGGACCTTGACGACCGATCCGAAGATATATGTGGCCGGGTGGGTGACGGGACTCTTTCTGATGATATAGGTGTAGTCGCGGATGCTGTCATCGGGGGAGCCAACGCACGGGCAAAGACGAGCTCAGATGTGGTGACCGTGACTTCAACAGCCGAGTATAACGAGAGGCTTTGGCAGCATCTCACGACTTTGGAAGCATACGATATGTCCTAG
- a CDS encoding thioesterase family (similar to Colletotrichum gloeosporioides Nara gc5 XP_007281715.1), with the protein MSANKNNGHNAPSGNTQIDNAAYASDPEARINAWLRIISNQSHGKVPDIPHFEWHIHETIENAQQVSSYPHQFTLADLHKQDWMNDLVPQLRIHSLDANMPHPAASFLFTIKREHCNNMGTLHGGCTATLFDICTTLPLAFVTRPGFWDMLGVSRTLSISYLSAARVGDEVVIECELLQVGNKLAAIKGVMRRKKDNTIVATCEHGKYNAGAKV; encoded by the coding sequence ATGAGCGCAAACAAGAATAATGGGCACAACGCTCCCAGCGGCAATACGCAAATCGACAACGCGGCTTATGCCAGCGATCCGGAAGCGAGAATCAACGCTTGGCTAAGAATAATCAGCAACCAGTCTCATGGcaaggtaccagacattCCCCATTTCGAGTGGCACATCCACGAGACGATTGAGAATGCCCAACAGGTCTCATCTTACCCTCACCAATTCACATTGGCTGACTTGCACAAACAGGACTGGATGAACGACCTTGTTCCTCAGCTGCGTATACACTCTCTTGACGCAAACATGCCACACCCAGCAGCCTCATTCCTATTCACCATCAAACGCGAGCACTGCAACAACATGGGCACGCTGCATGGTGGCTGTACAGCAACTCTGTTCGACATTTGCACTACGTTGCCTCTTGCGTTTGTCACGCGCCCTGGCTTCTGGGACATGCTGGGCGTCAGCCGTACGTTGAGCATCAGCTATCTAAGTGCTGCTCGGGTGGGAGATGAAGTTGTCATAGAGTGTGAGCTTTTGCAAGTCGGAAACAAGCTTGCGGCCATAAAGGGCGTAAtgaggagaaagaaagacaacaCCATCGTTGCAACTTGTGAGCATGGGAAGTATAATGCTGGCGCCAAGGTATAG
- a CDS encoding FAD binding domain-containing protein (similar to Neosartorya fischeri NRRL 181 XP_001258559.1), with amino-acid sequence MIDNQASHLAAMEAHDAAVKTIATHVRSFYERQKAFRIYHGSTNSTRTSQRRADNTINTSSLNHVLSIDKTTMTAMVEPNVPMDDLVNATLKHGLIPPVVMEFPGITVGGGFSGTSGESSSFRYGAFDSTFDSIEIVLPDGTIAKASKKERNDLFWGAASAFGTLGVVTLLEVRLLPAKKFVRLQYEISTSVEDSVKKIRTECDDSDNDFVDGIVFDKHTTLVCTGRLVDEVPEGEKVRRFTRRSDPWFYIRAREVQNTLKKADGKSESAVVDHVPLVDYLFRYDRGGFWVGKYSFSYFLVPFNRITRFLLDRFMHTRVMYRAVHKSGLADYYMVQDVGVPFSRTAEFQTWLDDTFNIYPLWLCPLRIRREDPDSSYGLHSEFSKADTPDLMNFGVWGPVKGSRREVVEMNRALERKVQELAGKKWLYAHAYYTEEEFWAHYDRGSYDALREKYKATFLPSVYDKVKVDVDREEEERNKDWRTRGRAMLGDVWPLRGLKGFLGAARGGDYLMRKKGKHVES; translated from the coding sequence ATGATCGATAACCAAGCGTCGCATCTCGCCGCAATGGAAGCTCACGACGCGGCCGTCAAAACCATCGCAACTCACGTCCGGTCATTTTATGAGCGCCAAAAAGCCTTCCGAATATATCACGGCTCAACAAACAGCACGAGGACGTCGCAGCGCCGCGCtgacaacaccatcaacaccagcagtCTCAACCATGTCCTGTCCATTGACAAGACCACGATGACTGCCATGGTCGAGCCCAACGTGCCAATGGATGATCTTGTCAATGCTACTTTGAAACATGGGCTCATACCACCTGTTGTGATGGAGTTCCCGGGCATCACGGTAGGCGGAGGCTTTTCTGGTACATCTGGTGAAAGTAGCTCTTTTCGATACGGCGCTTTTGACAGCACGTTTGACTCAATTGAGATTGTGTTGCCGGATGGCACGATTGCCAAGGCTTcaaagaaggagaggaaCGATTTGTTTTGGGGTGCTGCATCTGCGTTTGGGACGCTTGGCGTGGTGACGCTCTTGGAGGTTCGGCTGCTTCCCGCGAAGAAATTCGTACGGTTGCAGTATGAGATTTCCACAAGTGTAGAGGATTCAGTGAAAAAGATTCGAACAGAGTGTGATGATAGCGATAATGACTTCGTGGATGGGATTGTTTTTGATAAGCATACAACGCTTGTATGTACGGGGAGGCTGGTGGATGAAGTACCTGAGGGCGAAAAGGTCCGGCGATTCACCAGACGGTCTGACCCGTGGTTTTATATTCGTGCCCGAGAAGTGCAGAATACTCTGAAGAAAGCAGACGGGAAATCTGAGAGCGCAGTAGTCGACCATGTCCCCCTTGTGGACTACTTGTTCCGATACGACAGAGGCGGTTTCTGGGTCGGCAAATACTCCTTCTCATACTTCCTCGTTCCCTTCAACCGCATCACCCGCTTCCTCCTCGACCGCTTCATGCACACACGCGTCATGTACCGCGCCGTTCACAAGTCCGGCCTCGCAGACTACTACATGGTGCAAGATGTCGGCGTGCCGTTCTCCCGCACCGCCGAATTCCAAACCTGGCTGGACGACACGTTCAACATCTACCCCCTGTGGTTGTGTCCGCTGCGCATTCGCCGTGAAGACCCCGACTCCAGCTACGGGCTGCACTCGGAGTTTTCCAAGGCCGATACGCCGGACTTAATGAACTTTGGCGTCTGGGGCCCGGTCAAGGGCTCTCGGAGGGAGGTCGTGGAGATGAACCGTGCGCTGGAGCGGAAGGTCCAGGAGTTGGCTGGGAAGAAGTGGCTGTATGCGCATGCGTATTACACGGAGGAGGAGTTCTGGGCGCACTATGATAGGGGGTCGTATGATGCGTTGAGGGAGAAGTACAAGGCGACGTTTTTGCCGAGCGTGTATGACAAGGTTAAGGTTGATGTGGAtagggaggaggaggagaggaatAAGGACTGGAGGACGAGAGGGAGGGCTATGTTGGGTGATGTGTGGCCGTTGAGAGGGCTGAAGGGGTTTTTGGGAGCGGCGAGGGGAGGAGATTATTTGATgagaaagaaggggaagcaTGTAGAGTCGTAG